One region of Ahniella affigens genomic DNA includes:
- a CDS encoding TrlF family AAA-like ATPase: MTRRGSLWRRWEPHIHAPGTVLNDQFGGADPWNTYLTSLETATPKIEAIAVTDYYVTDTYEEVLRRKDAGRLPTVQLILPNVELRLDVAARTGFVNLHLLVSPEDADHLAQLRRILARLKFSAFGDQFDCTREELIRLGNRAGSTGDDRRALECGATQFKVNFSLLREVFNQSDWAKANILVAVAGGADDGTSGLRQAADATIRQEIEKFAHIIFASSTAQREFWLGRRSASPNALRERYDGCKPCLHGCDAHDHKATGQPGGERYSWIKGAPTFDALRQACIDPGWRAYVGAEPPRMALPSQVISTIEIVEAPWAATPCIPLNSGLVAIIGARGSGKTALADMIAAGCDAIPAEVWIADEDISPSFLMRARPLIGNARVQLTWGGGSATTRRLDGEDANGASSYARARYLSQQFVEELCSSKGASEGLVREIERVIYESHPDAEREGAADFEELRKHRTMRYQQARQREVDSIAAISQRIADELEKEASVAALSTQVGQKSALIKGYESDLQKLVVKGTEEQAKRHAAINDAIQKLNSKIAKFNAQRRAFVAIQDEVKTMRATKAPEMLRDAQARHSASGLDSAKWQAFLLVYQGDVDAALAGYINWANGEIHKLTGVAPAASGTDVPLIAQDADLGSISLALLKAEIERLERHISADTVVRNQYAALAKRIATESGALQALKSRLEDAEKAADRRKTLQDERQEAYGRLFDAILGEQRALAELYAPLMNRLVASTGTLQKLRFSVARTADAAAWAEAAERNLIDCRKSGPFFGRGSLVKLAVANLKSTWETGTAAEIQKAIGDFITTYSKDLLAHAPVARAQQAEFRAWLVQFAHWLFRTEHITVRYEISYDGVDIRKLSPGTRGIVLLLLYLALDDSDDRPLIIDQPEENLDPKSVYDELVALFVEAKSKRQVIIVTHNANLVINTDADQVIVANASPHPAGGLPAISYRAGGLEDTEIRALVCDILEGGEAAFRERARRLRVRLAR; the protein is encoded by the coding sequence ATGACTAGACGCGGCTCACTGTGGCGCCGCTGGGAGCCGCATATCCACGCTCCAGGTACCGTCCTCAACGATCAGTTTGGTGGCGCTGATCCCTGGAACACGTACCTAACATCATTGGAGACCGCAACGCCAAAGATCGAAGCGATCGCTGTCACTGATTACTACGTGACCGATACGTACGAAGAGGTCCTGCGCCGAAAGGACGCAGGTCGACTTCCCACAGTCCAATTGATCCTGCCGAACGTCGAACTTCGCCTAGACGTAGCCGCCCGAACCGGCTTCGTGAACCTTCACCTCTTGGTCAGTCCCGAGGACGCCGACCACCTGGCGCAGCTGCGGCGGATCCTCGCCCGACTCAAGTTCAGCGCATTCGGCGACCAATTCGACTGCACCCGCGAGGAGCTGATCCGGCTCGGCAATAGGGCTGGCAGCACTGGCGACGACCGCAGGGCGCTGGAGTGCGGCGCAACGCAGTTCAAGGTCAATTTCTCCCTGCTTCGAGAGGTTTTCAACCAGAGCGATTGGGCGAAAGCCAATATCCTCGTTGCGGTTGCTGGAGGCGCTGATGATGGAACGTCGGGCTTGCGGCAAGCCGCCGACGCCACGATTCGTCAAGAGATCGAGAAGTTCGCGCACATCATCTTCGCGAGCAGCACGGCGCAACGCGAGTTCTGGCTTGGCCGCCGCAGTGCCAGCCCAAACGCGCTCCGCGAACGCTACGATGGCTGCAAGCCCTGCCTCCATGGCTGCGACGCCCATGATCACAAAGCGACTGGCCAGCCGGGCGGTGAACGCTATTCCTGGATCAAGGGAGCCCCGACTTTCGACGCGCTGCGTCAGGCCTGCATCGATCCGGGCTGGCGCGCGTATGTCGGTGCCGAGCCGCCGCGAATGGCGTTGCCCTCGCAAGTGATTTCGACCATCGAGATCGTCGAGGCGCCCTGGGCCGCCACGCCCTGCATTCCGCTCAATTCCGGTCTGGTCGCCATCATCGGCGCCCGCGGTTCAGGGAAAACGGCGCTGGCCGACATGATCGCCGCCGGGTGCGACGCGATTCCCGCCGAAGTCTGGATCGCGGATGAAGACATCAGCCCTTCGTTCCTCATGCGTGCGCGACCACTGATCGGAAACGCTCGCGTCCAGCTCACGTGGGGCGGTGGCTCCGCGACGACGCGCCGGCTGGACGGCGAAGACGCCAACGGCGCGTCATCCTATGCCCGAGCGCGATACCTATCGCAGCAATTCGTTGAGGAACTGTGCTCTTCGAAGGGCGCTTCGGAGGGTCTTGTCCGCGAGATCGAGCGCGTCATCTACGAGTCGCATCCCGACGCTGAACGCGAGGGTGCCGCGGATTTCGAGGAGCTTCGAAAACACCGCACCATGCGGTACCAACAGGCCCGGCAGCGCGAAGTCGACTCCATTGCGGCGATCTCGCAGCGCATTGCCGATGAACTCGAGAAGGAGGCCAGCGTCGCCGCCCTCTCCACACAAGTCGGCCAGAAGAGTGCCTTGATCAAAGGTTACGAATCTGATCTCCAGAAGCTCGTCGTCAAGGGCACCGAAGAGCAGGCGAAGCGTCACGCGGCGATCAACGATGCAATCCAGAAGCTGAATTCGAAGATCGCGAAGTTCAACGCCCAGCGGCGCGCGTTCGTGGCAATCCAGGATGAAGTGAAAACCATGCGGGCCACGAAGGCCCCAGAGATGCTCCGCGACGCCCAGGCGCGCCACTCCGCCAGCGGCTTGGACTCCGCAAAGTGGCAAGCCTTCCTGCTCGTGTATCAGGGCGATGTGGACGCCGCACTGGCGGGTTACATCAATTGGGCGAATGGTGAAATCCACAAGCTGACTGGTGTCGCACCAGCGGCGAGCGGTACTGATGTGCCGCTGATCGCGCAGGACGCGGACCTGGGCTCGATTTCACTGGCCCTCTTAAAGGCGGAGATCGAGCGCCTCGAACGACACATCAGCGCCGACACCGTTGTTCGAAATCAGTATGCGGCTTTGGCCAAGCGCATTGCTACCGAAAGCGGCGCCTTGCAGGCGCTGAAGTCTCGGCTCGAGGATGCCGAGAAGGCTGCAGATCGGCGCAAGACATTGCAGGACGAACGGCAGGAGGCTTACGGCCGGCTGTTCGACGCCATCCTCGGCGAGCAACGAGCGCTCGCGGAACTCTACGCACCGTTAATGAATCGCCTCGTGGCTTCAACGGGAACGCTGCAAAAGCTACGCTTTTCCGTGGCGCGCACTGCCGATGCCGCTGCGTGGGCCGAAGCAGCGGAACGCAATCTCATCGACTGCCGAAAATCCGGGCCATTCTTCGGACGCGGTTCACTCGTGAAACTCGCGGTTGCGAATCTGAAGTCCACTTGGGAGACCGGAACCGCAGCGGAAATTCAGAAGGCCATTGGCGATTTCATTACGACCTACTCCAAGGATTTGCTGGCCCATGCCCCCGTTGCGCGGGCCCAACAGGCCGAATTTCGTGCATGGTTGGTGCAGTTCGCGCACTGGCTCTTCAGAACGGAGCACATCACGGTCCGTTATGAAATTTCGTACGATGGCGTCGACATTCGCAAGCTGTCGCCGGGCACGCGCGGCATCGTGCTGCTGCTCCTTTATCTCGCTTTGGACGACTCGGACGATCGCCCGCTGATCATTGATCAGCCCGAGGAAAATCTCGATCCGAAGTCCGTGTACGACGAGTTGGTCGCGCTGTTCGTCGAAGCCAAGTCGAAGCGCCAGGTCATCATTGTCACGCACAACGCCAACCTGGTCATCAACACCGACGCAGATCAGGTCATCGTTGCGAACGCGAGCCCCCACCCGGCTGGCGGCCTCCCAGCCATCTCGTATCGCGCAGGTGGTCTTGAGGACACAGAGATCCGCGCATTGGTCTGCGACATCCTCGAAGGCGGCGAGGCGGCGTTCCGCGAACGTGCTCGTCGTTTGCGGGTACGCCTGGCGCGCTGA